In Gordonia iterans, the following proteins share a genomic window:
- a CDS encoding DUF3151 domain-containing protein, whose translation MTSFGDLLGPPPTLLTGDDDAESDLLNGADPAAVAAEHPSASIAWAYLAEAALEHADGAVPDVAQQVAGYAFARTGYHRGLDQLRRHGWKGFGPVPWSHEPNRGFLRCVGALARAAQLIGEEDEYLRCLDLLNDSDPRAIAELGLD comes from the coding sequence GTGACCTCTTTCGGAGACCTACTGGGACCACCGCCGACGCTCCTCACCGGAGACGATGACGCCGAGTCCGACCTGTTGAACGGCGCCGACCCCGCGGCGGTCGCCGCTGAGCACCCGTCGGCGTCGATCGCCTGGGCGTACCTGGCCGAGGCGGCGCTCGAGCACGCCGACGGCGCCGTGCCGGACGTCGCGCAGCAGGTGGCCGGTTACGCGTTCGCCCGCACCGGCTATCACCGGGGCCTCGATCAGCTGCGTCGGCACGGCTGGAAGGGCTTCGGTCCGGTGCCGTGGAGCCACGAGCCGAATCGGGGCTTCCTGCGCTGTGTGGGCGCCCTCGCCCGCGCGGCGCAGCTGATCGGCGAGGAGGACGAGTACCTCCGCTGCCTGGATCTGCTGAACGACAGCGATCCGCGCGCCATCGCCGAACTCGGCCTGGACTGA
- a CDS encoding Rv0361 family membrane protein, whose amino-acid sequence MPTPDNDQTSSDHDGAVKKVVDAFRARRAGHPDAPAPKVPDDDAPSTPVVKIQAGQTPGGGDSESPTRAFAIPVVDETTEEVSTDEVSTEGVADEVDENVTGETGTGDAATDESAAEDETAAAEGSLADDAETSGDTEGSGDTGGSGDAEASGDTEMSGDAEQADEQESDAEDTANEVRQTASGIKHQTVVEVEGSGEKAPVRPRTEVESVDPDQVERAGIVESAVDLSPADDEPETEVIPVPAEAAAASGTAPGDDEDDTDASDTDISDADASEAPTETIDLKDVAAGAAVAAAAGAAGAAATAPSGAAPAGAASSAPTGSTDQAWSNTPHQPEVIPGATPAPAEKKRRTWLWALLALIAAGVVAVLVWWFAFANSPQAKVADAAETYQTAMAEGDLAALRGVTCGEEYAFYSSVSEEEFSRAYQSQKERGQLFSFKEITGVSVNGDTARVGVDIYNDDDPNATTNAQITLHNVGGEWKVCTRP is encoded by the coding sequence ATGCCGACTCCGGACAACGATCAGACCAGTAGCGACCACGACGGCGCCGTCAAGAAGGTCGTCGACGCCTTCCGCGCCCGACGCGCCGGTCACCCCGATGCACCCGCGCCGAAGGTCCCCGACGACGACGCGCCGTCGACCCCGGTCGTGAAGATCCAGGCCGGGCAGACCCCCGGGGGCGGCGACTCCGAATCGCCCACACGGGCGTTCGCGATCCCGGTGGTGGACGAGACCACCGAAGAGGTGTCGACCGACGAGGTGTCCACCGAGGGCGTCGCGGACGAGGTCGACGAGAACGTGACCGGCGAGACAGGGACCGGCGACGCAGCGACTGACGAGAGCGCCGCTGAGGACGAGACCGCGGCCGCCGAGGGTTCGCTGGCCGACGACGCGGAGACATCCGGCGACACAGAGGGATCTGGCGACACAGGGGGATCTGGCGACGCGGAGGCATCTGGCGACACGGAGATGTCCGGCGACGCCGAGCAGGCCGACGAGCAAGAGTCCGATGCCGAGGACACCGCGAACGAGGTCCGCCAGACCGCGTCCGGCATCAAGCACCAGACCGTCGTCGAGGTGGAGGGATCCGGCGAGAAGGCGCCCGTACGGCCCCGTACCGAGGTGGAGTCGGTCGATCCCGATCAAGTCGAGCGCGCCGGGATCGTCGAGTCCGCCGTCGACCTGAGCCCGGCCGACGACGAGCCCGAGACCGAGGTCATTCCGGTGCCCGCCGAGGCGGCCGCAGCGTCGGGCACCGCGCCCGGCGACGACGAGGACGATACCGACGCCTCCGATACCGACATCTCCGACGCCGACGCCTCCGAGGCGCCCACCGAGACCATCGACCTCAAGGACGTCGCCGCGGGCGCGGCCGTCGCCGCAGCGGCCGGTGCCGCCGGAGCTGCTGCCACAGCGCCCTCAGGCGCTGCCCCCGCGGGCGCTGCGTCGTCGGCGCCGACCGGTTCCACCGATCAGGCCTGGTCCAACACTCCGCATCAGCCGGAGGTGATTCCGGGAGCAACGCCGGCACCCGCGGAGAAGAAACGCCGCACCTGGCTCTGGGCGCTCCTGGCCCTGATCGCCGCGGGAGTCGTCGCCGTGCTCGTGTGGTGGTTCGCGTTCGCGAACTCACCGCAGGCCAAGGTCGCCGACGCCGCCGAGACCTACCAGACCGCGATGGCCGAGGGCGACCTCGCCGCGCTCCGCGGCGTCACGTGCGGTGAGGAGTACGCCTTCTACTCCAGCGTCTCCGAGGAGGAGTTCTCGCGGGCGTACCAGTCGCAGAAGGAGCGCGGCCAGCTGTTCTCGTTCAAGGAGATCACCGGCGTCTCCGTCAACGGCGACACCGCCCGGGTGGGCGTGGACATCTACAACGACGACGATCCGAACGCCACCACCAACGCCCAGATCACCCTGCACAACGTGGGCGGCGAGTGGAAGGTCTGCACCCGGCCCTGA
- a CDS encoding polysaccharide deacetylase family protein, giving the protein MERRTFLAMLAAGGAGLLTGCAAESDGEARSASETTDPPGEPGAGPTGKPLDAPLPATKVPLPDHPITALPGKGRNLALTVDDGSSSAVVAAYCQWANDSGARFTFFVTGQYDAWRENRSVLRPLVESGQVQLGNHSWTHADLTSLTAKGVAEELRRTKDFLRDEYGVDGTPYYRPPFGYRNATVDKVAADLGYTMPTLWDGSIADSGLVTEKFLIGMARKYFRPQRIVIGHANHDPVTRVYGKFNDIIAHRKLSMVTLDDVFASSSTR; this is encoded by the coding sequence GTGGAACGACGGACATTTCTCGCGATGCTCGCCGCCGGCGGAGCCGGACTGCTCACCGGTTGCGCGGCCGAATCCGACGGCGAGGCGCGCAGTGCGTCGGAGACGACGGACCCGCCCGGCGAGCCCGGGGCCGGGCCGACCGGCAAGCCGCTGGACGCGCCGCTCCCGGCGACCAAGGTGCCGCTCCCGGATCACCCGATCACCGCGCTGCCCGGGAAGGGCCGCAACCTCGCGCTCACCGTCGACGACGGGTCGTCGTCGGCCGTGGTCGCGGCGTACTGCCAATGGGCGAACGACTCCGGTGCGCGCTTCACCTTCTTCGTCACCGGCCAGTACGACGCGTGGCGGGAGAACCGGAGCGTCCTGCGTCCGCTGGTCGAGTCCGGGCAGGTGCAGTTGGGCAACCACAGCTGGACGCATGCCGATCTGACATCGCTGACCGCCAAGGGCGTCGCCGAGGAGCTGCGTCGTACCAAGGACTTCCTGCGCGACGAGTACGGAGTGGACGGCACACCCTACTACCGGCCGCCGTTCGGGTACCGGAACGCGACGGTCGACAAGGTGGCCGCCGACCTCGGCTACACCATGCCCACCTTGTGGGACGGCTCCATCGCCGACTCGGGCCTGGTGACCGAGAAGTTCCTGATCGGCATGGCGCGCAAGTACTTCCGGCCGCAGCGGATCGTGATCGGGCACGCGAACCACGACCCGGTGACGCGCGTCTACGGCAAGTTCAACGACATCATCGCGCACCGCAAGCTGTCGATGGTCACCCTCGACGACGTCTTCGCATCGAGCTCCACCCGCTGA
- a CDS encoding FUSC family protein, whose product MRTERILRARSRLIDRLPAPLAKRVRLLGLSLVPILQCAVAGGLAWFIAFDVLHHSAPFFAPIAAVSSLGLVLAKRWRRSIELIGGVLIGIVVGDLVIYGIGSGPWQIAVVVALAMTAALLIDGAPMITTQAGASAVLVATLLPPGHAAGYERALDAMIGGAVALAIGALLPFNPAHRARRDAALVLATLRDLSAELAQALRANDEEAVQEVLDAARSTQAQIDAMHADMRAGREVVVMSPLYWYERPRLTRITATAAPIDRGMRNFRVCARRAAGLVQRGVRVEPAVIDLVAALPEGFEVLREMMLAPPKGSPDQADAATVLRTIVRRARPAINDIRAAHHHHDGDIAEIALLVELRSLLVDMLMVAGLKRETAIAQLRLQ is encoded by the coding sequence ATGAGAACCGAGCGGATCCTCCGGGCGCGGTCGCGGCTGATCGATCGCCTGCCTGCGCCGCTGGCCAAACGGGTGCGGCTGCTCGGTCTGTCGCTGGTGCCGATCCTGCAGTGCGCGGTCGCCGGCGGGCTGGCCTGGTTCATCGCCTTCGACGTGCTGCACCACTCGGCGCCGTTCTTCGCGCCGATCGCCGCGGTCTCGTCGCTGGGCCTGGTGCTGGCCAAACGGTGGCGACGCTCGATCGAGCTGATCGGCGGTGTCCTCATCGGCATCGTCGTCGGGGATCTGGTGATCTATGGGATCGGCTCGGGGCCCTGGCAGATCGCCGTGGTGGTGGCCCTGGCGATGACGGCCGCGCTGCTGATCGACGGCGCCCCGATGATCACCACGCAGGCGGGCGCTTCGGCGGTGCTGGTGGCCACCCTGTTGCCACCCGGGCACGCCGCCGGGTACGAGCGCGCGCTCGATGCGATGATCGGCGGCGCGGTCGCTCTGGCGATCGGCGCGTTGCTGCCGTTCAACCCGGCCCATCGTGCACGACGCGATGCGGCGCTGGTGCTGGCGACGCTGCGCGACTTGTCGGCCGAATTGGCCCAGGCCCTGCGGGCGAACGACGAGGAAGCCGTCCAGGAGGTGCTCGACGCGGCGCGGTCGACGCAGGCCCAGATCGACGCGATGCACGCGGACATGCGCGCGGGCCGGGAGGTGGTCGTGATGTCGCCGCTGTACTGGTACGAGCGGCCCCGGCTGACCCGCATCACGGCGACCGCGGCGCCGATCGACCGCGGTATGCGGAACTTCCGGGTCTGTGCGCGCCGGGCGGCCGGGCTGGTGCAGCGCGGCGTCCGAGTGGAACCGGCCGTGATCGACTTGGTTGCGGCGCTTCCCGAGGGCTTCGAGGTGTTGCGCGAGATGATGCTCGCACCGCCCAAGGGCAGTCCGGATCAGGCCGATGCCGCGACCGTGCTGCGCACGATCGTGCGGCGAGCCCGTCCGGCGATCAACGACATCCGCGCCGCTCATCACCACCATGACGGTGACATCGCCGAGATCGCGCTCTTGGTAGAACTGCGGTCGCTGCTGGTCGACATGCTGATGGTCGCCGGACTCAAGCGCGAGACGGCGATCGCCCAGCTGCGACTGCAATGA
- a CDS encoding cation diffusion facilitator family transporter: protein MGASHGHEGHSHGPTAADLADGGARRRIWPMAVAVVLIGGYFFVELFVGIAIDSLALIADAGHMLTDVVAVSMGLSALLLARHGRVTDARSFGWFRAEVFTAVLNAALLIGVGVFVLYEAIKRLGGEAPEIPGLTMVIVAAVGLLVNLVVMLMLRADAKGSIAVRGAYLEVLADALGSVGVLVAGVVMMTTGWRYADIVVAVAIAVWVVPRAVRLARDALKILNQQAPDHVDVDRVRAELAEVLGVTDVHDLHVWSLTTGMDVATVHVSSDGDGDYARVLADARAVLTAHGLVHATVQVDPVGDRGECCEKLSW from the coding sequence ATGGGTGCATCGCATGGGCATGAGGGTCATTCGCACGGGCCGACCGCGGCAGATCTGGCTGACGGCGGTGCGCGCCGCCGCATCTGGCCGATGGCGGTCGCCGTCGTCCTCATCGGCGGGTACTTCTTCGTCGAACTCTTCGTCGGCATCGCGATCGACTCGCTGGCGCTGATCGCCGACGCCGGTCACATGCTCACCGACGTGGTGGCGGTGTCGATGGGACTGTCGGCGCTGCTGCTGGCGCGGCACGGGCGGGTCACCGATGCGCGCAGTTTCGGGTGGTTCCGCGCCGAGGTGTTCACCGCCGTCCTGAATGCGGCCCTGCTGATCGGGGTCGGCGTCTTCGTCCTCTACGAGGCGATCAAGCGGCTCGGCGGCGAGGCCCCGGAGATTCCGGGCCTCACGATGGTGATCGTCGCGGCGGTCGGTCTGCTGGTGAACCTCGTCGTGATGCTGATGCTGCGCGCCGACGCCAAGGGGTCGATCGCGGTGCGCGGGGCGTACCTGGAGGTGCTCGCCGACGCCCTCGGCAGCGTCGGCGTACTGGTGGCCGGCGTCGTGATGATGACCACGGGCTGGCGGTACGCCGACATCGTCGTCGCGGTGGCGATCGCCGTCTGGGTGGTGCCGCGGGCGGTGCGGCTGGCGCGCGACGCGCTCAAGATCCTCAATCAGCAGGCGCCCGATCACGTCGACGTCGACCGCGTGCGCGCCGAACTGGCAGAGGTCCTCGGGGTGACGGACGTGCACGACCTCCACGTCTGGTCGCTGACGACGGGCATGGACGTCGCCACGGTCCACGTTTCCTCGGACGGCGACGGCGACTACGCCAGGGTGCTCGCTGACGCCCGGGCCGTGCTCACTGCGCACGGACTGGTGCACGCGACCGTGCAGGTCGATCCCGTCGGGGACCGGGGCGAGTGCTGCGAGAAGCTGTCCTGGTAG
- a CDS encoding site-2 protease family protein, which translates to MTALRSVRPGPVFLGLVAATVAGGALLWLSGDDDGGMAIGGMWLLILGGWLISLCLHEFAHAFTAFRYGDHSAELRGYLTLDPRKYTHPLLSIGLPLLIIVLGGIGFPGGAVYLHTDRMTPGQQTRVSLAGPAANLFLGVVLLLAVTFTGETASNQNLLAGLTFLAFLQITATVLNLIPMPGFDGFNAIAPYLSYETRRSADQIAPYGFLIILALLWIPPVRDVFFSIVDAIIGLFGVSSSLMYDGYRLFLFWNFLGY; encoded by the coding sequence ATGACCGCCCTGCGGTCGGTCCGGCCCGGTCCGGTGTTCCTGGGGCTGGTCGCCGCCACGGTGGCCGGCGGCGCCCTCCTGTGGCTCAGCGGCGACGACGACGGGGGCATGGCGATCGGCGGCATGTGGCTGCTGATCCTCGGCGGCTGGCTGATCTCGCTGTGCCTGCACGAGTTCGCGCACGCCTTCACCGCGTTCCGCTACGGCGACCACTCGGCGGAACTGCGCGGCTATCTGACTCTCGACCCGCGCAAGTACACGCATCCGCTGCTGTCGATCGGCCTTCCGCTGCTGATCATCGTGCTGGGCGGCATCGGATTCCCCGGCGGCGCGGTGTACCTGCACACCGACCGGATGACGCCGGGCCAGCAGACCCGTGTGAGCCTCGCCGGACCGGCGGCCAACCTGTTCCTCGGTGTGGTGCTGCTGCTCGCGGTGACCTTCACCGGGGAGACGGCGTCGAACCAGAACCTGCTGGCGGGCCTGACCTTCCTGGCCTTCCTGCAGATCACCGCGACCGTGCTCAACCTGATCCCGATGCCCGGGTTCGACGGCTTCAACGCGATCGCGCCGTACCTCTCGTACGAGACGCGCCGCAGTGCCGACCAGATCGCCCCGTACGGGTTCCTGATCATCCTGGCGCTGCTGTGGATCCCGCCGGTCCGTGACGTGTTCTTCTCGATCGTCGACGCGATCATCGGGCTGTTCGGGGTCTCGTCGTCGCTCATGTACGACGGCTATCGCCTGTTCCTGTTCTGGAACTTCCTGGGGTACTGA
- a CDS encoding TetR/AcrR family transcriptional regulator, translating into MLAVTDGDVPVGARSRSGERRTQEQRSAQTRAKLMDATVECLVEFGYGGTTTSRVAERAGVTRGAQLHHFGSRNALVSAAVRHLAARRSAEAIEQVGRVAHADDPIGALLDLLWDLHDGPLFTATVELWVAARTDPELRAEVVAFERIVDQSVGSAVAGVLPAGVHVERALLDFVYTAMDALRGILISSFVDPASDRPRRRWARAGEVLRGAADPELLAAIAPAPTD; encoded by the coding sequence ATTCTCGCCGTGACGGACGGCGACGTGCCGGTCGGGGCGAGGTCCCGGTCCGGGGAGCGGAGAACCCAGGAACAGCGGAGTGCGCAGACGCGCGCCAAGTTGATGGACGCGACCGTCGAATGCCTGGTGGAGTTCGGTTACGGCGGCACCACCACGTCGCGCGTGGCCGAGCGGGCCGGGGTGACGCGCGGTGCGCAGTTGCATCACTTCGGATCCCGGAACGCACTGGTGAGTGCTGCGGTTCGCCATCTTGCGGCACGGCGCTCGGCCGAGGCGATCGAGCAGGTGGGCCGCGTCGCGCACGCCGACGATCCGATCGGCGCACTGCTGGACCTGCTGTGGGATTTGCACGACGGTCCGCTGTTCACGGCCACGGTCGAATTGTGGGTCGCCGCCCGGACGGATCCGGAGCTGCGCGCCGAGGTGGTCGCCTTCGAGCGCATCGTCGATCAGTCGGTCGGGTCCGCGGTCGCCGGGGTGCTGCCCGCAGGTGTGCACGTGGAGCGCGCGCTGCTCGACTTCGTCTACACGGCGATGGACGCCCTGCGCGGGATTCTGATCTCGTCCTTCGTCGACCCGGCCTCCGACCGGCCGAGGCGCCGGTGGGCCCGGGCCGGCGAGGTGCTGCGCGGGGCTGCCGACCCGGAGTTGCTCGCCGCGATCGCGCCCGCGCCGACGGACTGA
- the fbaA gene encoding class II fructose-bisphosphate aldolase encodes MPIATPEKYAEMLEKAKAGGYAFPAINCTSSETINAAIKGFADAGSDGIIQFSTGGAEFGSGLGVKDMVTGAVALAEFAHVIAEKYDVTIALHTDHCPKDKLDTYVRPLLALSQERVDNGQNPLFQSHMWDGSAIPIDENLEIAQELLALASAAKIILEVEIGVVGGEEDGVEAEINDKLYTSVEDFEKTVKALGTGEKGKYLLAATFGNVHGVYKPGNVKLKPSVLLDGQNAARELVGLESGAKPFDFVFHGGSGSEKHEIEESLSYGVVKMNVDTDTQYAFTRPVAGHMFTNYDGVLKIDGEVGNKKVYDPRSYLKKAEAGMSERVVEACNDLKSAGKSISA; translated from the coding sequence ATGCCCATCGCCACCCCCGAGAAGTACGCCGAGATGCTGGAGAAGGCCAAAGCGGGCGGATACGCCTTCCCGGCCATCAACTGCACCTCGTCGGAGACGATCAACGCTGCGATCAAGGGCTTCGCCGATGCGGGCAGCGACGGCATCATCCAGTTCTCCACCGGCGGCGCCGAGTTCGGCTCGGGACTGGGTGTGAAGGACATGGTCACCGGCGCGGTGGCGCTGGCCGAGTTCGCCCATGTGATCGCCGAGAAGTACGACGTGACCATCGCGCTCCACACCGATCACTGCCCGAAGGACAAGCTGGACACCTACGTCCGCCCGCTGCTCGCCCTCTCGCAGGAACGCGTCGACAACGGTCAGAACCCGCTGTTCCAGTCGCACATGTGGGACGGCTCGGCGATTCCGATCGACGAGAACCTGGAGATCGCGCAGGAGCTTCTCGCGCTCGCCAGCGCTGCGAAGATCATCCTGGAGGTGGAGATCGGCGTCGTCGGCGGCGAGGAAGACGGTGTCGAGGCCGAAATCAACGACAAGCTGTACACCTCGGTCGAGGACTTCGAGAAGACCGTCAAGGCGCTCGGCACCGGCGAGAAGGGCAAGTACCTGTTGGCGGCCACCTTCGGCAACGTGCACGGCGTGTACAAGCCGGGCAACGTGAAGCTGAAGCCGTCGGTGCTGCTCGACGGCCAGAACGCCGCCCGTGAGCTCGTCGGTCTGGAGTCCGGCGCCAAGCCCTTCGACTTCGTCTTCCACGGCGGCTCCGGCTCGGAAAAGCACGAGATCGAGGAGTCGCTCAGCTACGGCGTGGTGAAGATGAATGTCGACACCGACACCCAGTACGCCTTCACCCGTCCGGTCGCCGGCCACATGTTCACGAACTACGACGGGGTCCTCAAGATCGACGGCGAGGTCGGCAACAAGAAGGTGTACGACCCGCGCAGCTACCTCAAGAAGGCCGAGGCCGGCATGTCCGAGCGCGTCGTGGAGGCGTGCAACGACCTGAAGTCTGCGGGCAAGTCCATCTCCGCCTGA
- a CDS encoding MaoC/PaaZ C-terminal domain-containing protein, protein MTSAKTSYEFDAGGLNTWADPEEFAVTAERIAEYAAATNDPIEAHLRGEVAPPVFAIVPAFDAMLTPVVDVAPIEIFGKVVHGEQDFWFHRPVRPGDVITTRARAIGYDTVDTGARLSIHVECRAADGELVNEQYLVAFFRNVDAGAGVGESVPDHKLADAVRTGEPLAVVTAHVDDDQTFRYAPASGDPMPIHLDEEVAKDAGLPGIIAHGLCTMAFASWAVLTEVAGSEVNRLTRFAVRFSKFVLPGDDLQTRIWLTGSADGVTEYAFETVRGDEVVLTDGLAVVAD, encoded by the coding sequence ATGACCTCGGCGAAGACGTCGTACGAGTTCGACGCCGGCGGCCTGAACACGTGGGCCGACCCGGAGGAGTTCGCGGTGACGGCCGAGCGGATCGCCGAGTACGCGGCGGCCACCAACGACCCGATCGAGGCGCACCTGCGCGGCGAGGTCGCCCCGCCGGTCTTCGCGATCGTGCCGGCGTTCGACGCGATGCTCACCCCGGTGGTCGACGTCGCGCCGATCGAGATCTTCGGCAAGGTGGTCCACGGCGAACAGGACTTCTGGTTCCACCGGCCGGTCCGCCCGGGCGACGTGATCACCACGCGGGCTCGGGCCATCGGCTACGACACCGTCGACACGGGGGCCCGGCTGTCCATTCACGTCGAATGCCGGGCCGCCGACGGTGAGCTGGTCAACGAGCAGTACCTGGTGGCCTTCTTCCGGAACGTCGACGCCGGTGCCGGCGTCGGCGAGAGCGTGCCGGACCACAAGCTCGCCGATGCGGTCCGCACCGGTGAACCGCTGGCGGTGGTCACCGCGCACGTCGACGACGACCAGACATTCCGGTACGCGCCGGCGTCGGGTGACCCGATGCCGATCCACCTCGACGAGGAGGTGGCCAAGGACGCCGGACTTCCGGGGATCATCGCGCACGGGCTGTGCACCATGGCGTTCGCCTCGTGGGCGGTGCTGACGGAGGTGGCGGGGTCGGAGGTGAACCGGCTCACACGGTTTGCCGTGCGGTTCTCCAAGTTTGTGCTGCCCGGCGACGACCTGCAGACGCGGATCTGGCTGACCGGTTCGGCCGACGGCGTCACCGAGTACGCGTTCGAGACCGTGCGCGGCGACGAGGTGGTGCTCACCGACGGGCTGGCCGTCGTCGCCGACTGA
- a CDS encoding type II toxin-antitoxin system Rv0910 family toxin, with protein MGHIEATEKLTASPDAVWKVISDPATWGEWFTIHERWMEEPPATLAAGSKLTAKIMMLGMANKIEWTVDDVEAPTKLVLSGTGMAAVKVQFVFELKPDGDGTELQISGDFSGTLIKCALAKAVEKDATSQIDKSLTKLDALAAAA; from the coding sequence ATGGGACACATCGAAGCCACCGAGAAGCTGACCGCCTCGCCGGATGCTGTCTGGAAGGTGATCTCCGACCCCGCCACCTGGGGTGAGTGGTTCACCATCCACGAGCGCTGGATGGAGGAGCCGCCGGCCACCCTCGCCGCGGGCAGCAAGCTCACCGCCAAGATCATGATGCTCGGCATGGCGAACAAGATCGAGTGGACGGTCGACGACGTCGAGGCCCCCACCAAACTGGTGCTCAGCGGCACCGGCATGGCCGCGGTGAAGGTCCAGTTCGTCTTCGAGCTCAAGCCGGACGGGGACGGCACTGAACTCCAGATCTCCGGCGACTTCTCCGGCACCCTGATCAAGTGCGCGCTCGCCAAGGCCGTCGAGAAGGATGCCACCTCGCAGATCGACAAGAGTCTGACCAAGCTCGATGCGCTGGCCGCCGCGGCATGA
- a CDS encoding DUF368 domain-containing protein, with protein sequence MPTPSPAESTDTPARRHRPPTGDLVGNVVRGGLIGVAETIPGVSGGTVALITGIYGRLIGAAKHLTDVAKALLTRGDWRAELRKVDWWLLLSVGIGAVLVVVLIAGLMRSFVVDHTVAAYSLFMGMIAMSVLIPFLEIAHGSLRSRTMKIRAAALFVIGAAVAFTITSLPRAEFDSPPLPLVFVAAAIAVCALVLPGVSGSFFLLVMGLYTTTLAAVDERDVPYLVVFAAGAVVGLVSFVRLLEWALENHHTTVMVTAAGLLLGSTRALWPWQETDAEGEPNGRVLPVGDDWPMALGLFVLGVVVVGVVAFVQRRWYAADAAATALEKRRELLERD encoded by the coding sequence ATGCCCACACCGAGCCCGGCCGAGTCCACCGACACCCCGGCACGCCGCCACCGGCCGCCGACGGGTGACCTCGTCGGCAACGTGGTGCGAGGCGGCCTGATCGGCGTCGCCGAGACCATCCCGGGAGTGTCCGGCGGCACCGTCGCGCTGATCACTGGCATCTACGGGCGGCTGATCGGAGCGGCCAAGCACCTGACGGATGTCGCCAAGGCACTGCTCACGCGGGGCGACTGGCGAGCCGAACTGCGCAAGGTCGACTGGTGGCTGCTGCTGAGCGTCGGTATCGGCGCCGTCCTCGTGGTGGTCCTGATCGCGGGCCTGATGAGGAGTTTCGTCGTCGACCACACGGTCGCGGCCTACTCGCTGTTCATGGGCATGATCGCGATGTCGGTGCTGATTCCGTTCCTGGAGATCGCGCACGGATCGCTGCGCAGCCGCACCATGAAAATCCGGGCTGCGGCGCTGTTCGTGATCGGTGCGGCGGTCGCCTTCACCATCACCTCCCTCCCCCGGGCGGAGTTCGACAGCCCACCGCTGCCGTTGGTGTTCGTCGCCGCCGCCATCGCGGTGTGCGCCCTGGTCCTGCCCGGCGTCTCGGGCTCGTTCTTCCTGTTGGTGATGGGCCTCTACACCACCACGCTGGCCGCGGTCGACGAGCGCGACGTCCCGTATCTCGTGGTGTTCGCCGCCGGAGCCGTCGTCGGCCTGGTCTCGTTCGTGCGGCTCCTGGAATGGGCCCTGGAGAACCACCACACCACGGTGATGGTGACGGCGGCAGGACTGTTGCTGGGTTCCACGCGGGCGCTGTGGCCGTGGCAGGAGACCGACGCCGAGGGCGAACCCAACGGACGCGTCCTGCCGGTCGGCGACGACTGGCCGATGGCGCTCGGACTGTTCGTGCTCGGCGTGGTGGTCGTGGGGGTGGTGGCCTTCGTCCAGCGACGCTGGTACGCCGCCGACGCCGCCGCCACCGCCCTCGAGAAGAGGCGTGAACTGCTCGAACGCGACTGA